In Arachis hypogaea cultivar Tifrunner chromosome 7, arahy.Tifrunner.gnm2.J5K5, whole genome shotgun sequence, the genomic window CCCTTATTTAGGCACTCGTAGAGCGATGGCGTCtagagacgcacacgtttcatctccCGTGGGGCGAGGTTactatcaccctgcaggacgtggcgtaccacACAGGCATACGCGCACACGGTAACCCCGTCGGGGGTGTCTCCATGACTTTGGTAGGTAGTACCAGACAGAGACATGGGCGTTGGTGGAGCAGCGACTCGGCGCCAAGCCTCCTGTGGCAGCACAGCAGGCTGTGCAGAGGAAGGAGTCCTTCACGCTAAAACTTGTGTAGCTGTGGAATCGTGTCCGCCAGATGCCTCCGACAGACGATCCAGAAACCCTTCGACAATACGCCAAGTGCTATATTATACTACTGATTGGAGGGAATCTGATGACCGACAAGTCCAACAATCTGGCGCACCTTCGTTGGCTACTGTTGCTCCGGGACTTTGAGGAGTGTAGGGCATTTTTCTGGGACTCAGCTGTGCTGGCCTGGATGTATCAGTCACTTTATTCGGCATACAACAAGACATCACAAATATCATTGGCTGCACTCTGCTTTTGATATTCTGGATCTATCAGAGATTTTCTCAGTGGTGTCCACCAGATAGAGGAGTCTATTAGTATCCTCACTGTACGCACTATCCGCCACGTAATCTTCGTCCGACTCTTCCTCACCATTCTTTGCCTCATGCTCTGGAATGGCGACATGAATGGGCGGTGGTGCGAGAGGTTGGTTGTCCTGCACATAGGTATCATGTACAGAACCACCACTACCACCATGACCCACCTCGGCCGACAGCTCCATTACCTGTTCTACCATGATCCTCCAATGGATGTCGAACATCAGTCGCACATGCTCGTCCCCTTGAAGTCGGAATAGTCGAAACCGAAAGACTCCGTTTCCCATGGGTGCCAGCAACCTATACCCCACCCTTCCTATCTCCCATGCTTGTGTACCACCGagcttgctcaatatcaaactctttaaATCCAACAACGTCTTCACACGCTGAGTGTGGAACAATATCGGATCTTCACACTCAAATGTCACCCAATTGTTGTGATTTCTCATAAGACAATTGGGATAAACAAGTACAACTATGAATGGACTGTTACTGGCCATTGAACTTTATTTTCGTGAGAAAAACGAGACAGAGAAAGGATATGAAATGTGTGAAGAAATACCAAAGAttacacatccttttatagcAGGTGAATATTTGTCTTTctctatctcgtttacagtgtaaacgagatgacATTACATAaatcttgtttacagtgtaaacgagatgtgtaaacgagatatatgtaatgtcatctcgtttacactgtaaacgagataaggcaaGGGAATTTAAAATCGGTAaatacttcaaaaattatttattttggtaaatattacatttattttatttattaaaataaaaaatccttatATAATGTTATATGATTCTTTTTTAACCTTAATTTTTCATATTCTCTTAccctttatttttatgtaaattacATTATTGCTTTTAATATTAatgttaattctttttaataggtataaatttaattaaaatttaacttctTCTCTGTTCTTTTCATACTCATTCctcattcttatatatatttattatataaatcaaTATTCATTTTACACATTATTTTTATCTCTTCTCACATAATCTCatatctctttttctttctctttcttcctctcaATTCTTACTAATTTTTTGCACAATTAGAATTTAGTTTAtgaccataatttttatttttattttttaatatactaAACGTATGTATTATATGATTGTAttcattatttctttatttttttgtgtaattGTATTTATAAGTTATATAATGTCTTTGTTGTTTATATATCActtatttttttcaacaatttttacatttttataaTATCATTTAGTTGTAATAATATTGTTAAAAATACATGTTGTcataatttatgaaaaataaaattagaaaattgatgtgatttttaattatcaaaaattaataatattcatacttgtattttatctaataattttattattgtaccataatattttaatataacctaaaaaaataactatttaaaaattaaaaataaaaaataattatataaaattaggtaaataaatttattgaatatttttattacttatagtttaatttatgtataattttatttcttataattattaaattttgaattaattgtttattttaaattatcgTTTATCATTAACCGCtataaagtttaaattaattttgatatgctactaaacaaaattttaaacttcttcatcaattaaatttaatttatattattatttaattaaattataaaataacgaTTAAACATAATTgttatctatattatatatatattttgtatttttttattgaataataatattattaaattatatataaattatcaaattaaataaatatattgtataatatcttttataaattaacttttaaatttaatattaatttatatatgatctaacatatttttaaacaatatacataatattttaaatttatattatataatataattaatttagttcTCGACACCGCGCACAAGTCTTAGGCTTAGTTTGTACTAAGCCTTTGctttttaaaagtagtttatgaaagctgtcttttaaaagacagctttTTAAAAGCTGCAGCACTTACGTttggtaaaatcaaattaaaaatggcttttaataagtacaagcaccataattgtgtttggtaaaacaacttttaaaagttgaaaaaattataataaacatgtttataacaaaaaaataatttttttttcaaattctttaaaattttatataatattttaaaataatataaatagatagaagttcatacctaatatgtgatagagatgtatttgtgttgaaatttgtgaagattaggttgaaaaataaaaaatatataaagattgTGTTAGATTTTATGAAGGTTAGAAAGAGAAGTTAGAAATATATAAAGATTTTAATGGCAATATAATAGCGGGAAATATGTGcgggaaaatgaaaaaaatttggtaagcataagccagctttgaaaagctccctcctaggtgctttcaaaagcacccctaacttttaaaaaccgcaagcacaagcacttgagctttttaatttaccaaacgcaaaatgacgtgcttgtgctttttaaaagcacaAGCAACTCCTGAAAAAGCTTTACCAAATCCAGCCTTAATCTAGTAGGTATAATTTTACAATATTAAAACAGATCTTTACCTCTACATATTGGTGCATAGATTAATCCCTAATCATAgagatatattatttttatgtttgaatCAAATTTCCTGGAATAACTAATTATAGGAATAATTTCTTAGACAAAATTCTATGCGGTAAAAAAGTAAGTCTTTAATATTTTCATGTCAAGATAACAAAACTTAAGGCATATAAAATTACTATATCtctcaattatttatttattttttaataaattctttcttttattaatatttaaaatattttagaaacaaATATTCTCTCTATATAAGTTattattctatacaaatttatacaagtttttttaacttaatttatCTCATATCAGGGGCGGAgctagataaaatattagagggggccaaaaatatttatacaataaactaagactaaaataaaattttaagggggactaaactgaaatttacatataatttacatgtaaaaaattaaaattaggggagGCCATCGCCCCCTTTTCCCACCACCTAGCTCCGCCCCTGCCTCATACGCCATTATCTAATTAACTTTTTAATCAACGCGTGAATATATAACTGCCTTTTTCAAAaggattttgtttcaattttcgaattttttcaaCGTTTTCGATCTACATTCTCTTCCACCTCTGCATTCTTTGTGTTTCTCATAGTTCATTCTCTAcgtttttgaaatcaagctctAAAATCAGTTTTGAACAGTTATGTCGTTgttgaaaataatgaataattcaaattcagattgtcaattgaaccagaacgaagttgattattattttgaatccaatcaagtggttgaGGTGTGATTCAATTCTAGTTAATGTTTtcattagtagtttatgattctgtaggtgaataatattgtttttgtttgtaaaaattgttgttcatcattgatggtttgaattgaatgtaatgtaagagttctccattaaagaaaatatttttctgtatttgcagcaaatttcggtataacatgaagatatttaagtgtattgtttaataatttttggtgtatgtatgctgataagttctgcataatttaaaactcttcttttcccttttcctcatcttctgctgcttcttctttttctttttatcatcatcttctttttttatttatctttttatttcttgttttatattctcaagtttcttcttattttaccctcttaataataataaataaaaatcaaaaaaagaagaaaaagaaatacataatgctacaaaattacttggaagaggataaatttacattcattcaactaaaagaaagaaagaaacaagaaaaaaaagaaaaaaatacaatattagagaaaatatttttctatatttgtagTAAATTtcggtgtaacacgaagatatttaaatgtattgtttaagaattttcggtgtttctgtactgataagttctacataattcaaaactctttctctttctcatcttctactactacttcttctttttttcatcatcatcaccatttttttcttttttttacttattcatctttttctttttgttttacctgttcaagtttcttcttgttttactcttttaataagaataaaaataaaaaaatcaaacaaagaagaagaaaaatatataatgctacaaaattattTGAAAGAGGATAAacttatattcattcaactaaaaaaaagaaagaaataaggaaaagaagaagaaaaaaatacagtatTAGAggaaataattttctatatttgcagcaaattttggtgtaacacgaagatatttaagtGTGTTGTTTAataattttcggtgtatgtgtgttGATAAGTTCTACAtcattcaaaactcttcctcttccttctcctcatcttctgttgcttcttctttttcatcttcttatttcattttttcataattcttttcGAATTCAACTTCGCAACTTCCTTCATTTTTTGCGACgattttgagagattttgatctttatttgaattttaaacgttgcgattttgattgaggaagaagaacgGTTTGCGCTATTCAAGAGTTAGAAAAATGTATGTATACACACAATCTAAATTGAGAATTACTTTTGTTAAATTTAGACCAACTTATATAAACTTATACaccaaaaaaatttgtatatatagcaatcctttttcagaaattaagaattgaTTTCCAAAAACATGTATAATAAAGCAAACGTatcaattaatttattcttaaaaatattaataataattccaaTCAATTTTAGCACTAGACAAACATTTTATTTAGTGCTGGGGTACAATACTCCCAAACATCATATTCAAGAgaacaaaattttttaacatatatatttCTAACCTTAAAACAACTGGCAACAAAATAATATTGAACTTTTAGAGactaattaaaaacattttttttttggtttagatgCTACTGCGTAACGCAAGGGGGGGGGGGGATTCATCTTTGTAAAAAGTGacatttagataaataattataggtattttggaggaaaagttcAATCACAATAATACCTAAAAAATGTTCAAAGCAATTGTAGGCTAATTTTCATCATATATGCATTGGCACACTATAACATGTGCCTCATAAAAGCATTAATATTAGTCTCTGAAGACCCACCATCCATAATTGCTTTTTGGCATATATGTTGAAGAGCTCTAGCCCTTTTCCTCATTTCTCTTCCTTCATCACTATCCAAATCCATAAATTTCCGAATAAGGCCAGCAATTTCATCTCTTGTTATCAAAGCTTCACTTTTAGCATCTTTTTTCACCCTCCACCCAACCTTCCAGTCCTCCACAATGTATTTACAATTCAATGGTTGGTCCATAAATAATGGAAATGAAAGAAAAGGTACACCACAAAACATACCTTCTCTAGTGGAATTCCACCCACAATGGGACCAAAACCCACCAATAGCATGGTGTGACAACACCCTTATTTGGTCACACCATGGCAACAATAGCCCCTTGGCACCACACATCTCCTTCAATTTCGAGTCCTCGTCGCGCTGCACCCACAAGAAACTAACGCCACTTTCCTTCAGGCCAAATGCAATCTCATCAATTTGGTCCCTTGAAGTCGAAAGAAAGCTCCCTTGTGAGACGTAAAGCACCGAGTTTGCCGGTTGGTTGTCTAGCCAATTTATGTAGCCAAGGTCACCCCCAAGGTTGTTGGTGCCTGTAGAGTTAATATTGCTACCATGATCACGGAAATTAGGTAGGACAGGGCCAACAGTGTAGATGGGTATTGTGAACTCTTTCCTCAATGCATCAATTGCTAATGACTCAAGCTCATATATAGAAGGGAATAATAGATACTGTGATTTTTCCATCCATGATACACTGTTCAATGCCAATTGCAAAAGTTTACGGGTACGCCAGCTTGAATCATGGAGTGGAAAATCCGCTAGGCGAATTGAGGTGTTGCCAGGAATGTAATCCACTCGTTTGTCACCATTTTCTGTAATAGTGCAAATCAttcaaataatttagaaaatattGTAATTAATCTTTGACCATTTTCTAGATATTCAGGCAAGAATAAACATAGTACACTATTAAGATACGATAGTACTGCCCTTTATGCAACAAACAAAATATCCGATATTTTGATgatgataaaaatatttgttattagcCAAGTTAGGTTAATCTAGTGGTTAGTTCACTAGTTTgtttaattaaggattcaaagtttaaatctttatcttatgcATGTAGCAATTCATTGATACGTCGGGCTAGGAAATACCgtgaaaaaccaaaatattgattattttgattaataataaaaatattttaaaaatattttaaaatacgataaaaataataaacattattattttttaaatgataaaagacatttttatttaacaaattatttatgtatttaatctaaaattttataaaaatatttaaataactatttaaaatacattaaaaaagttGAACAAAAATTCAATCGCTAAAATTTATTTTGTAAAGTATTATTGTCCATTAACAAAAACGAATAACAAGAAAAAATTTACTTAATATAAAATCACTAAATTTTaacgataaaaatattttattttatttttaattattatcgtaaaaaataacatcaaaatcaaatatttaaaatattttttaaaaatatatatttaatatttaatatatttattatatttttaaagatattgttatcattaataaaaataaaaaacatttttgtCGACGTTTAAAAGACTCCGCAACTATTTTGGTATTACTCAATATTTAATTTTCGTGTTTCTTTATGTAAAATTGTAGGCATTTTTCTAATTACATATTATTTTATGTTCCAGCCCGGTCCAGCTGGCATAATGCCTTGGCCCGAGCGGTCGACTCGGCGGGCATGTGACGCCCAAACTGGGAGGAGGACTTGGACACCACCCTTTCTCCAGCAAAGCGCATGACAGctgtaaaagaaaatttttaggaAGGCAGGTCTGCCCTTATGGATCTCGCCCTAGATACGAGATATATAAAGGGAGGGACATACCCAAGAGGTACGCCACGATTTCCTTACTTTTACTGTCATCTGTACAG contains:
- the LOC112702758 gene encoding UDP-glycosyltransferase 87A1, producing the protein MNHPSSPPVPPTNACHVLAIPYPGRGHVNPMMNLAKLLLSKNPNINITFLLTEEWLGLMGSDPNLPRNNFRFATIPNVIPSEEGRANDFVGFLESVMTKMEQPFEDLLNGLQPPPNLIVSDGYLFWVVRVANKRNLPVASFWPMSASFFAVLKHYHLLEQHGDYPVNVSENGDKRVDYIPGNTSIRLADFPLHDSSWRTRKLLQLALNSVSWMEKSQYLLFPSIYELESLAIDALRKEFTIPIYTVGPVLPNFRDHGSNINSTGTNNLGGDLGYINWLDNQPANSVLYVSQGSFLSTSRDQIDEIAFGLKESGVSFLWVQRDEDSKLKEMCGAKGLLLPWCDQIRVLSHHAIGGFWSHCGWNSTREGMFCGVPFLSFPLFMDQPLNCKYIVEDWKVGWRVKKDAKSEALITRDEIAGLIRKFMDLDSDEGREMRKRARALQHICQKAIMDGGSSETNINAFMRHML